A stretch of the Jeotgalibacillus haloalkalitolerans genome encodes the following:
- a CDS encoding HD domain-containing protein: protein MYIEDDLCGSFKLESILEELILSAPVQRLKGIHQGGAGYLVNEKWNVTRYEHSVGVMLLIRKLGGSLEEQIAGLLHDVSHTAFSHVIDFVFEHEDEDYHEQIFHNVVENSEIPDILTKHGYRFEDILLDDTKWTLLEQPAPELCADRVDYTLRDMYRYGQITLSEATHFLDELIVIHERMYPSNIESAEWIVETYYKEVIDFFMDPLNIYANDRLAHLLKLALEKKVLTASDFLLEDAILIDRVRNTNDRELQELLKQLHPQVKVTEDRKHYHLHRKNKLRMLDPSVLHNSKWFKASSISKKVRMMGDEAYEKAVRGMYVKVL, encoded by the coding sequence ATGTACATAGAAGATGATCTATGTGGCAGCTTTAAGCTGGAAAGTATTTTAGAAGAACTCATACTCAGTGCGCCGGTTCAGCGCTTAAAGGGCATTCACCAGGGTGGTGCAGGCTATCTTGTGAATGAAAAGTGGAACGTCACACGCTATGAGCATTCAGTTGGAGTGATGCTGCTGATCAGAAAGCTGGGTGGTTCACTCGAAGAACAGATTGCAGGGCTCCTGCATGATGTTTCCCATACGGCTTTTTCACATGTCATCGATTTTGTGTTTGAGCATGAGGATGAGGATTATCACGAACAGATTTTCCATAACGTAGTGGAAAATTCAGAGATTCCTGATATTCTCACAAAGCATGGTTATCGCTTCGAAGACATCCTTCTCGATGACACAAAATGGACGCTTCTTGAACAACCTGCACCTGAGCTTTGTGCGGACCGTGTTGATTATACGCTTCGGGACATGTACAGATACGGACAAATTACGCTTTCAGAAGCTACACACTTTTTAGACGAACTGATCGTCATACATGAGAGGATGTACCCCAGCAATATTGAATCAGCTGAATGGATCGTGGAGACGTATTATAAAGAAGTGATCGATTTCTTTATGGATCCACTTAATATATACGCAAACGACAGGCTTGCCCACTTACTCAAGCTCGCTCTGGAGAAGAAAGTATTAACTGCAAGTGATTTTCTTCTTGAAGACGCAATTCTAATAGATAGAGTCAGGAACACCAATGACAGAGAGCTTCAGGAGCTGCTGAAGCAACTCCACCCACAGGTGAAAGTCACGGAAGACCGCAAGCACTACCACCTCCACAGAAAAAATAAGCTTCGCATGCTGGATCCTTCAGTTCTTCACAACAGCAAATGGTTCAAAGCATCCTCCATTTCTAAAAAGGTAAGAATGATGGGAGATGAAGCGTACGAAAAAGCTGTCAGAGGAATGTATGTGAAAGTGCTTTAA
- a CDS encoding GNAT family N-acetyltransferase: MNISIEPLQASHAEDLLQFETENRTYFSSMVPDRGDDYYVPVIFEQKHQALLNEQVQGDACFYLIKDEQNRIIGRMNVTGIDPREQSGSIGYRIGEVYAGKGAASQALQLLINDMQKKGIKKLSAMTTENHLASQKILLKNEFREVVGAGEIVDLNGQKLKMIHFVYLRPK; encoded by the coding sequence ATGAATATCAGTATTGAACCGTTACAGGCTTCACACGCTGAAGACCTTCTCCAGTTTGAAACCGAAAACCGGACGTACTTCAGCAGCATGGTACCGGATCGCGGTGATGACTATTACGTGCCGGTCATATTTGAACAAAAGCACCAGGCCCTGCTCAATGAACAGGTGCAGGGGGACGCTTGTTTTTACCTGATTAAAGACGAACAGAACCGGATCATTGGCAGAATGAATGTGACTGGCATCGACCCGAGAGAGCAATCAGGCAGTATTGGATACCGGATTGGCGAGGTTTATGCCGGAAAAGGAGCCGCCAGTCAAGCCCTTCAGCTTTTAATCAATGACATGCAAAAGAAAGGGATAAAAAAACTGAGTGCGATGACCACTGAGAATCACCTTGCGTCTCAAAAGATACTTCTGAAGAATGAATTCAGGGAAGTTGTTGGTGCAGGGGAGATTGTTGATTTGAATGGGCAGAAACTGAAAATGATTCACTTCGTGTACTTGCGACCTAAGTAG